Proteins encoded by one window of Arabidopsis thaliana chromosome 2, partial sequence:
- a CDS encoding elongation factor 1-delta, putative (DUF936) (Plant protein of unknown function (DUF936); LOCATED IN: chloroplast; CONTAINS InterPro DOMAIN/s: Protein of unknown function DUF936, plant (InterPro:IPR010341); BEST Arabidopsis thaliana protein match is: Plant protein of unknown function (DUF936) (TAIR:AT1G23790.1); Has 236 Blast hits to 171 proteins in 13 species: Archae - 0; Bacteria - 0; Metazoa - 0; Fungi - 0; Plants - 236; Viruses - 0; Other Eukaryotes - 0 (source: NCBI BLink).), translated as MASLTPGVLSNLLNIAAGNSPSSPPLLSSHRSPLLQVIEIVPCLSDDQWRSEAFFVKVSDSLHAAYVAVSTGDDADLIRSDEIQLGQFIYICGGLHVEKGCPVPVIRGLKPVPKRRMCVGNPSDLYSSDLLLPFTQVSVSPTTTKKKNLVETRRLSLDSARRSCWDQTPPVTRRRDAALLLSSPRLKSKLVLNDKSLLKIESPSKYFNCGTSPALRNKNVVKPGSPISMASSPKDGIKSPISKHLNCETPALRSRYVVKPASPISVTRSPKDGIKSLSKAVTPPVALFKVPSSHMTWSDQRMSWSGLPKTIQLLGKEVSSHRQVAVSAAVSALEEASAMESVLFSLQAFAELCDSTKKLSTGQVVARFLDIYHNTQNTCKAVHRLLTQNRNNGSCRLVVNKNATSWVQAAVVTGFSQFNLFKEPGKKGDAADHHYIVMQNSSEKLNPKETTSSRTPSYKGAKPPATKHCSVSDRSSLEGKSSLKDSTSLADELVQVSSQWFLKYLENSLNKGSFLVKTEETNGKESLLVHLKALNHWLDDLNLNRTETNEKVEDLRKKLQRFLLEHIESVIGDTYNMKRKIINSI; from the exons ATGGCTTCCCTCACTCCTGGAGTTCTCTCCAACCTTCTCAATATCGCCGCCGGAAACTCACCTTCTTCGCCGCCATTGTTGTCTTCTCATCGTTCACCACTCCTCCAAGTCATAGAAATCGTTCCTTGTCTCTCTGACGACCAATGGCGTAGCGAAGCATTCTTCGTCAAAGTCTCTGACTCTCTCCACGCAGCTTACGTCGCCGTTTCCACCGGTGATGACGCTGATCTGATACGTTCCGATGAAATTCAGCTAGGACAATTCATTTACATATGCGGTGGTTTACACGTCGAGAAAGGATGTCCTGTTCCTGTAATCCGTGGTTTGAAACCAGTCCCTAAGCGGAGGATGTGTGTTGGAAACCCTAGCGATCTTTATTCTAGCGATTTGCTGCTTCCTTTTACTCAGGTCTCTGTTTCTCCGACGACgacgaagaaaaagaatcttgtTGAAACAAGGAGATTGAGTTTGGATTCCGCGAGAAGGAGTTGTTGGGATCAAACTCCTCCGGTGACTCGTCGTCGTGACGCTGCATTGCTTCTTTCTTCACCACGTCTTAAATCTAAATTG GTCTTGAATGATAAGAGTCTGCTAAAGATTGAGTCCCCATCAAAGTACTTTAACTGTGGAACCTCTCCTGCCTTAAGGAACAAGAATGTGGTTAAGCCTGGATCACCTATATCCATGGCTAGTTCTCCGAAAGATGGTATCAAGTCACCTATATCAAAGCACCTTAACTGCGAAACCCCTGCTTTAAGAAGCAGATATGTGGTCAAGCCTGCATCACCTATATCCGTGACTAGGTCTCCTAAAGATGGTATCAAGTCCTTGTCAAAGGCAGTGACTCCTCCGGTTGCGCTTTTTAAGGTGCCTTCAAGTCACATGACTTGGTCTGATCAAAGAATGTCATGGAGTGGACTCCCAAAAACCATTCAATTGCTCGGAAAG GAAGTTTCATCACATAGGCAAGTAGCAGTTTCGGCAGCAGTAAGTGCACTGGAGGAAGCATCTGCCATGGAGTCTGTTCTATTTAGTTTGCA GGCCTTTGCCGAGCTGTGTGATTCTACTAAGAAGTTATCTACTGGACAAGTAGTGGCCCGGTTCTTGGACATCTACCACAATACACAGAATACATGCAAAGCGGTCCATCGGTTGCTTACTCAAAATCGAAACAACGGCTCGTGTAGATTAgtagtaaataaaaatgcaaCATCTTGGGTTCAAGCTGCGGTAGTGACTGGTTTTTCTCAGTTCAACTTATTTAAAGAGCCTGGAAAGAAAGGTGATGCTGCTGATCATCACTACATTGTTATGCAGAACTCATCCGAGAAACTGAACCCCAAGgagacaacaagttcaagaACCCCATCCTACAAAGGCGCGAAACCGCCTGCAACGAAACATTGTTCTGTTTCAGACCGAAGTAGCTTAGAAGGTAAAAGCAGTCTGAAGGATTCAACGAGTCTAGCGGATGAGCTAGTCCAAGTTTCCAGCCAATGGTTCTTGAAATATTTGGAGAATTCATTGAACAAAGGGTCTTTCTTGGTGAAGACGGAAGAAACAAATGGAAAAGAGTCTCTTCTCGTCCACCTTAAAGCTTTAAACCATTGGCTCGATGATCTGAACTTAAACAGAACAGAAACGAACGAGAAAGTCGAAGATTTAAGAAAGAAGCTGCAACGGTTTCTACTTGAGCATATTGAATCTGTCATTGGGGATACTTAcaatatgaaaagaaagattataAATTCCATCTAA
- the CHX21 gene encoding cation/H+ exchanger 21 (cation/H+ exchanger 21 (CHX21); FUNCTIONS IN: sodium:hydrogen antiporter activity; INVOLVED IN: cation transport, transmembrane transport; LOCATED IN: integral to membrane; EXPRESSED IN: male gametophyte, root, leaf, pollen tube; CONTAINS InterPro DOMAIN/s: Cation/H+ exchanger (InterPro:IPR006153); BEST Arabidopsis thaliana protein match is: cation/H+ exchanger 23 (TAIR:AT1G05580.1); Has 4644 Blast hits to 4628 proteins in 1402 species: Archae - 218; Bacteria - 3403; Metazoa - 0; Fungi - 114; Plants - 555; Viruses - 0; Other Eukaryotes - 354 (source: NCBI BLink).), with amino-acid sequence MADPAAESIDASSSRFGRVVCYNQTAMHGSNTISAAAPFFMTQLSVANLTYRILYYFLKPLCLPPFVAQILCGLLFSPTVLGNNEVVLKLIFPYKYTMLLETFANLALVYNVFLLGLGLDLRMIKIKDIKPVIIAIVGLLAALLAGAGLYYLPSNGEADKILAGCMYWSIAFGCTNFPDLARILADLKLLRTDMGHTAMCAAVVTDLCTWILFIFGMAIFSKSGVRNEMLPYSLASTIAFVLLCYFVIQPGVAWIFNNTVEGGQVGDTHVWYTLAGVIICSLITEVCGVHSITGAFLFGLSIPHDHIIRKMIEEKLHDFLSGMLMPLFYIICGLRADIGYMNRTVSVGMMAVVTSASVMVKILSTMFCSIFLRIPLRDGLAIGALMNTKGTMALVILNAGRDTKALDVIMYTHLTLAFLVMSMVVQPLLAIAYKPKKKLIFYKNRTIQKHKGESELCVLTCVHVLPNVSGITNLLQLSNPTKKSPLNVFAIHLVELTGRTTASLLIMNDEAKPKANFADRVRAESDQIAEMFTALEVNNDGVMVQTITAVSPYATMDEDICLLAEDKQACFILLPYHKNMTSDGRLNEGNAVHAEINQNVMSHAPCSVGILVDRGMTTVRFESFMFQGETTKKEIAMLFLGGRDDREALAYAWRMVGQEMVQLTVVRFVPSQEALVSAGEAADEYEKDKHVDEESIYEFNFKTMNDPSVTYVEKVVKNGQETITAILELEDNNSYDLYIVGRGYQVETPVTSGLTDWNSTPDLGIIGDTLISSNFTMQASVLVVQQYSSANRQTAENNNQEPVQGKAKTDHEATPFMEDEDDEVEHQYSMRR; translated from the exons ATGGCCGATCCCGCAGCTGAATCTATTGATGCAAGTTCGTCGCGGTTTGGGAGAGTCGTATGTTATAACCAAACGGCAATGCATGGAAGCAACACCATTTCAGCCGCAGCTCCTTTCTTTATGACGCAACTGTCTGTCGCTAATCTTACCTACCGCATACTCTACTATTTTCTTAAGCCTCTATGTCTTCCTCCTTTCGTCGCTCAAATACTT TGCGGATTACTGTTCAGCCCGACTGTGCTCGGCAATAACGAAGTGGTCCTTAAACTTATATTCCCTTATAAATATACAATGCTTCTTGAGACATTCGCAAACTTAGCTCTCGTTTACAACGTTTTCCTCCTCGGTCTCGGCTTGGACTTGAGGATGATAAAGATCAAAGACATCAAACCAGTGATCATAGCCATTGTTGGCCTCCTTGCGGCTTTACTTGCCGGTGCTGGCTTATACTACCTTCCCAGTAACGGAGAGGCCGACAAAATCCTAGCAGGTTGTATGTACTGGTCGATCGCATTTGGCTGTACAAATTTCCCTGATCTTGCTAGGATTCTTGCGGATCTCAAGCTCTTGCGTACGGATATGGGACATACTGCAATGTGTGCAGCCGTTGTTACTGATTTGTGCACTTGGATTCTCTTCATTTTTGGAATGGCGATTTTTTCCAAATCTG GTGTACGCAACGAAATGTTGCCATACTCATTAGCATCAACCATAGCTTTTGTCCTTCTCTGCTACTTTGTGATCCAACCTGGAGTGGCTTGGATCTTCAACAACACCGTCGAAGGAGGTCAAGTGGGAGACACTCACGTATGGTACACTCTCGCTGGAGTCATTATTTGCAGCTTAATCACCGAAGTATGTGGGGTTCACTCAATTACCGGAGCATTCTTGTTCGGTCTATCGATCCCTCATGACCACATCATTCGAAAAATGATCGAAGAGAAGCTCCACGATTTCCTCTCGGGAATGCTAATGCCTCTTTTCTACATCATCTGCGGTTTAAGAGCTGATATTGGTTACATGAACAGGACCGTGAGCGTTGGAATGATGGCGGTTGTGACTTCTGCGTCGGTTATGGTGAAGATTTTGTCAACGATGTTTTGCTCCATTTTCTTGCGTATACCTTTGCGTGATGGTTTAGCCATTGGTGCACTTATGAATACCAAGGGAACAATGGCACTAGTCATTCTCAATGCTGGACGAGACACCAAGGCATTGGACGTTATTATGTACACTCATCTGACGTTGGCGTTTCTAGTGATGTCAATGGTGGTGCAGCCACTATTAGCCATTGCTtacaaaccaaagaagaagttgattttctataaaaacCGAACcattcaaaaacacaaaggaGAGTCAGAGCTTTGTGTATTGACATGCGTCCATGTCCTCCCTAACGTCTCTGGCATAACCAATCTATTACAACTCTCTAACCCGACCAAGAAATCTCCTCTTAACGTTTTTGCTATCCACCTAGTCGAGCTAACGGGTCGCACCACGGCTTCGTTGCTCATTATGAACGATGAGGCCAAACCGAAAGCTAACTTTGCTGACCGAGTTAGAGCGGAATCTGACCAGATCGCTGAGATGTTCACAGCTCTCGAAGTGAACAACGACGGGGTAATGGTTCAGACCATTACCGCGGTTTCACCTTACGCAACGATGGACGaagatatttgtttgttgGCCGAGGATAAACAAGCCTGCTTCATTTTATTGCCTTACCACAAGAATATGACGTCAGACGGTCGGTTAAATGAAGGTAACGCAGTGCACGCTGAAATCAACCAAAACGTTATGAGCCACGCGCCTTGTTCGGTTGGGATTTTGGTTGACCGTGGCATGACGACTGTCCGGTTTGAATCTTTTATGTTCCAAGGCGAAAccacaaagaaagaaatcgcCATGCTATTCCTAGGAGGTCGAGACGACAGAGAGGCTTTGGCTTACGCTTGGAGGATGGTGGGACAAGAAATGGTTCAACTCACGGTCGTTAGATTCGTCCCAAGCCAGGAAGCTTTAGTCTCAGCCGGGGAAGCCGCGGACGAGTACGAGAAGGATAAACATGTCGATGAAGAGTCCATCTACGAGTTTAACTTCAAGACTATGAATGATCCATCAGTGACTTATGTAGAGAAAGTGGTTAAGAATGGCCAAGAAACGATCACAGCGATTTTAGAACTGGAAGATAACAATTCTTACGATCTTTACATTGTGGGAAGAGGATATCAAGTAGAAACACCTGTGACCTCAGGGTTGACAGATTGGAATAGTACTCCGGATTTAGGGATTATAGGCGATACATTAATTTCATCAAACTTCACAATGCAAGCTTCGGTTCTTGTGGTCCAACAATACTCTTCTGCTAACAGACAAACCgcagaaaacaacaatcaagaACCTGTCCAAGGTAAAGCCAAGACCGATCATGAGGCTACGCCTTTTATGGAAGACGAGGATGATGAAGTAGAACATCAGTACAGTATGCGCAgatga
- the CHX21 gene encoding cation/H+ exchanger 21 — MLLETFANLALVYNVFLLGLGLDLRMIKIKDIKPVIIAIVGLLAALLAGAGLYYLPSNGEADKILAGCMYWSIAFGCTNFPDLARILADLKLLRTDMGHTAMCAAVVTDLCTWILFIFGMAIFSKSGVRNEMLPYSLASTIAFVLLCYFVIQPGVAWIFNNTVEGGQVGDTHVWYTLAGVIICSLITEVCGVHSITGAFLFGLSIPHDHIIRKMIEEKLHDFLSGMLMPLFYIICGLRADIGYMNRTVSVGMMAVVTSASVMVKILSTMFCSIFLRIPLRDGLAIGALMNTKGTMALVILNAGRDTKALDVIMYTHLTLAFLVMSMVVQPLLAIAYKPKKKLIFYKNRTIQKHKGESELCVLTCVHVLPNVSGITNLLQLSNPTKKSPLNVFAIHLVELTGRTTASLLIMNDEAKPKANFADRVRAESDQIAEMFTALEVNNDGVMVQTITAVSPYATMDEDICLLAEDKQACFILLPYHKNMTSDGRLNEGNAVHAEINQNVMSHAPCSVGILVDRGMTTVRFESFMFQGETTKKEIAMLFLGGRDDREALAYAWRMVGQEMVQLTVVRFVPSQEALVSAGEAADEYEKDKHVDEESIYEFNFKTMNDPSVTYVEKVVKNGQETITAILELEDNNSYDLYIVGRGYQVETPVTSGLTDWNSTPDLGIIGDTLISSNFTMQASVLVVQQYSSANRQTAENNNQEPVQGKAKTDHEATPFMEDEDDEVEHQYSMRR, encoded by the exons ATGCTTCTTGAGACATTCGCAAACTTAGCTCTCGTTTACAACGTTTTCCTCCTCGGTCTCGGCTTGGACTTGAGGATGATAAAGATCAAAGACATCAAACCAGTGATCATAGCCATTGTTGGCCTCCTTGCGGCTTTACTTGCCGGTGCTGGCTTATACTACCTTCCCAGTAACGGAGAGGCCGACAAAATCCTAGCAGGTTGTATGTACTGGTCGATCGCATTTGGCTGTACAAATTTCCCTGATCTTGCTAGGATTCTTGCGGATCTCAAGCTCTTGCGTACGGATATGGGACATACTGCAATGTGTGCAGCCGTTGTTACTGATTTGTGCACTTGGATTCTCTTCATTTTTGGAATGGCGATTTTTTCCAAATCTG GTGTACGCAACGAAATGTTGCCATACTCATTAGCATCAACCATAGCTTTTGTCCTTCTCTGCTACTTTGTGATCCAACCTGGAGTGGCTTGGATCTTCAACAACACCGTCGAAGGAGGTCAAGTGGGAGACACTCACGTATGGTACACTCTCGCTGGAGTCATTATTTGCAGCTTAATCACCGAAGTATGTGGGGTTCACTCAATTACCGGAGCATTCTTGTTCGGTCTATCGATCCCTCATGACCACATCATTCGAAAAATGATCGAAGAGAAGCTCCACGATTTCCTCTCGGGAATGCTAATGCCTCTTTTCTACATCATCTGCGGTTTAAGAGCTGATATTGGTTACATGAACAGGACCGTGAGCGTTGGAATGATGGCGGTTGTGACTTCTGCGTCGGTTATGGTGAAGATTTTGTCAACGATGTTTTGCTCCATTTTCTTGCGTATACCTTTGCGTGATGGTTTAGCCATTGGTGCACTTATGAATACCAAGGGAACAATGGCACTAGTCATTCTCAATGCTGGACGAGACACCAAGGCATTGGACGTTATTATGTACACTCATCTGACGTTGGCGTTTCTAGTGATGTCAATGGTGGTGCAGCCACTATTAGCCATTGCTtacaaaccaaagaagaagttgattttctataaaaacCGAACcattcaaaaacacaaaggaGAGTCAGAGCTTTGTGTATTGACATGCGTCCATGTCCTCCCTAACGTCTCTGGCATAACCAATCTATTACAACTCTCTAACCCGACCAAGAAATCTCCTCTTAACGTTTTTGCTATCCACCTAGTCGAGCTAACGGGTCGCACCACGGCTTCGTTGCTCATTATGAACGATGAGGCCAAACCGAAAGCTAACTTTGCTGACCGAGTTAGAGCGGAATCTGACCAGATCGCTGAGATGTTCACAGCTCTCGAAGTGAACAACGACGGGGTAATGGTTCAGACCATTACCGCGGTTTCACCTTACGCAACGATGGACGaagatatttgtttgttgGCCGAGGATAAACAAGCCTGCTTCATTTTATTGCCTTACCACAAGAATATGACGTCAGACGGTCGGTTAAATGAAGGTAACGCAGTGCACGCTGAAATCAACCAAAACGTTATGAGCCACGCGCCTTGTTCGGTTGGGATTTTGGTTGACCGTGGCATGACGACTGTCCGGTTTGAATCTTTTATGTTCCAAGGCGAAAccacaaagaaagaaatcgcCATGCTATTCCTAGGAGGTCGAGACGACAGAGAGGCTTTGGCTTACGCTTGGAGGATGGTGGGACAAGAAATGGTTCAACTCACGGTCGTTAGATTCGTCCCAAGCCAGGAAGCTTTAGTCTCAGCCGGGGAAGCCGCGGACGAGTACGAGAAGGATAAACATGTCGATGAAGAGTCCATCTACGAGTTTAACTTCAAGACTATGAATGATCCATCAGTGACTTATGTAGAGAAAGTGGTTAAGAATGGCCAAGAAACGATCACAGCGATTTTAGAACTGGAAGATAACAATTCTTACGATCTTTACATTGTGGGAAGAGGATATCAAGTAGAAACACCTGTGACCTCAGGGTTGACAGATTGGAATAGTACTCCGGATTTAGGGATTATAGGCGATACATTAATTTCATCAAACTTCACAATGCAAGCTTCGGTTCTTGTGGTCCAACAATACTCTTCTGCTAACAGACAAACCgcagaaaacaacaatcaagaACCTGTCCAAGGTAAAGCCAAGACCGATCATGAGGCTACGCCTTTTATGGAAGACGAGGATGATGAAGTAGAACATCAGTACAGTATGCGCAgatga